A portion of the Deinococcus carri genome contains these proteins:
- a CDS encoding NADPH-dependent FMN reductase: MSQPSPSDTPRLVVCAIAGSLRRGSYNRALLRAAQEVAPDSLDIRIFDRLGDVPLYNADVEAEGDPEGVRALKDAIREADALLIATPEYNHSVPGVLKNAIDWASRPPRGSVLAGKPAAILGASPGMTGTARAQSALRQAFVFTQTPAMLQPEFLLGRANEKFDEAGRLTDEGTRTFLKQFLLALEAWTLRLRD, encoded by the coding sequence ATCGCGGGCAGCTTGCGCCGCGGCTCGTACAACCGGGCGCTGCTCCGTGCGGCCCAGGAGGTCGCCCCGGACAGCCTGGACATCCGGATTTTCGACCGCCTGGGCGATGTGCCGCTCTACAACGCCGATGTCGAGGCCGAAGGCGACCCCGAGGGCGTGCGGGCGCTGAAGGACGCCATCCGGGAAGCGGACGCGCTGCTGATCGCCACGCCCGAGTACAACCACAGCGTGCCCGGCGTGCTGAAGAACGCCATCGACTGGGCCTCCCGCCCGCCACGCGGTTCCGTTCTGGCGGGAAAACCGGCGGCCATCCTGGGCGCGAGTCCCGGCATGACTGGCACGGCCCGTGCCCAGAGCGCCCTGCGGCAAGCGTTCGTGTTCACCCAGACCCCGGCGATGCTGCAACCGGAGTTCCTGCTGGGTCGCGCAAACGAGAAGTTCGACGAGGCGGGGCGGCTGACCGACGAGGGGACCCGCACCTTCCTGAAGCAGTTCCTGCTCGCCCTGGAGGCGTGGACGCTCCGCCTGCGCGATTGA